DNA from Kitasatospora acidiphila:
GACAGGTCCTGGACCAGCTTGCCGCGCCCGGCGAACTGCCCAGCCCGATCCTTGCCGAATGGCCGCAGACCGGGGTACGGGGAGGGGGTGTCGCGGCTGCTCGGCCCCTTGAGTGCGCGCTGCGATTCGGCGAAGTTGTAGTTGTGGTAGTCCCCGGCAACCTGGGTGATTGAGCTGTTCCCGTGCGCGACCGCCGACTGCTCGACATGGTGCGGCCGGTGGTCACTGCTCTCCCCTTTCGAAGGCTCCTCAGCTGGCGGCGTCACGGCTCGACCACTTCACGTTCCCGGCCGCCTGGACGATAGTGCTGTGGTCCGACGCCTCCGCCCGCTGGATCACCGTGGTGTGCGATGCCGAGGGTCGGGGCTCGTTGAGCAATGGTCGCCACTCCTCGTCCAGGATCCGCTGGAGTTCAGGGACCAGGGACGGATACCGGTTGAGCAGCCGGCGCAGCTTGCGCTGCCAGTCGTCGGCCAGAACCGTTTCGAGCCGCTCGTCCCCTGCCTCCCGCGCGGCGAGCAACTCGGCGCGCACGTCCGACAACTCCTCGGCCACCGCAGCCTCCTGAGTCGGATGCACGCAATGCCAGAGCGCTACGGCGGAGTCCTTTACCTGGTGCCACGCATCAGTCGCCATGGCGTTCACCAGCGTCGTTCCGGCTGCACTGATCAGCCCGTCTACGGCAAGCGGGTCCATGCAACTCCTCCACAACACAGTGGCGTTGGGCATATGTGCTAACGCTAGTGGATGCACAGTGTTTATGCTGCGACCTGATCGGGGCGGCGTCGCAACCAAGCTGATGCCAACGGGAAGTGGGGAGCCATACCCGACGGTGTTGCCAGCATCGAGGCGGGCCGCGAACAACAGCAACCGGCCCTCGCCCCGGGCTCACGCTGATAGGCCCTGCGCTCGCCCATGTCTACAGCAATCCGCATCTCCACTGGACGTCACCCCCCTGGGCTGGCAGCCGACTTCGAAACAATGGACAAACCGCTCAGACCCTCACAGAACTCCCTCTGAGAGACGGGGGTGTCCCCCGCCTTCTTCTTGTCCTTCTTCCAGAGCTTGACCCTCGGCGTGTAGCTGTCACCCTTCTTGATGATGGTGACACTGAGCAGGGTCGCCACCTGGGGCCGGTCGTCGAGGACGAAGTCGGTGATCCTCCGACCTGTGCGCGTGTCGTACAGGTGCCGGAGCCCGTCGCTGTCTTGCGAACCCCGGATCCTCAGGCTGGCGAAGTCCCCTCGGGTGACATCGAACTCGGTGGTGAGATTGAGGAGGCGAAAGCCGCGAACGATGGGGGCGGCAGGTGCGATGCCCTGGCTCCGCCAGTCCGGTGCGATGTTGGGCATGGGCCGGGGATCGCCTTCAACCACGAAGCGCTGGACGTCGATGCGCCCGAGCTGGCCGAGCACGGTCTCCAGCGTCCGCCAGACCAATTCCTTCGTCTCTTCGGTGACGGTGTGCAGGAGCTCGCGCTCCACCGTCAGGACCGCCTCGTACGTGGCCTCCGTCCAGCCGTCACCCGGCATGGGATGGAAAAAGCCGCCGTCGCGGCGCAGGGTCAGAACCGCGGTGCGCAGCAGATCGCGTGCGCTCTCCTCGCCGGCGCAGTCGAGGAGGCTGTAGGTCTGGCCCAGGACCAGGTCGAGCTTGCCCGTGTCCTCATCGCCCAGCGGCAACGGGACCAACGGGCCTGTCGGCGCGACGCGGACCGGGGTGTACAGCGGGCGGCCGGAAACGAACTCGTAGGAGCGCAAGCCCCATCCGTCCGGTGCCAGAAGCCGGTTCAGCTCCTTGACGTGCCCGGTCGCCTCCTCGACATCGGCCACCACCTCGGGATGGACCACCCGTGCCAGAAAGGCGAGCAACACCTCATCCGCTCCGTGGGAGAGCCCCAGCCTGAGATCCTCGAAGATCCAGTCGTCGGGAAGGTCGAAGTTGTTGAACCGGTGCTGCTGGATATCGGCGCGGACAGTCGGGAGCTGGCTGTTCTCTGACGGCGGCCGGTCGAGGTCGTAGAGGTCCTCAAGAAACGTGACTTCGTCCAGCTTTCCCCACCAGGGACTCGACAGCCCGCGCAGATACTTGAAGATGTCTTGCCGCGTCACCGCCGTGATCTCGGGTCGTGCATGTGCCGGGGCGGGGTCACTGGACGTCATGCCTCCATGATGGACGGCCGGTATGCCAGGAGGCGGGCTATCGGGAGATTCCGATTCGCGCGGGCGTCAAGGAGTCTGGCTGGCTGCGAGAACGTCGCAGCATTTCCAGGCGAGGCCGGGGTGCCGGCAAAGGTCTGCCCGTCCTCAACGTCCCTCCATGCACACGGCGTTGTGGGAGAGGGCATCTCCCACAACAATGTGCCGTGCGCCCACGGACTGAGGTCAGCCTGTGCTTGCGAAAGCGACCGCGTTCGAGGCCCACCCATCCCACGACCCGCTCGGGCCGACGATGATCCAGGGCAGCCGGCCTACACCGAGCTCCCGGCGCTCTCCAGTTGCCCTGCGCGTACTTCGAGTTCGGCAGGTAGGACTTCTCAATTCCCCTTGTCAACGCGCCGGGCGCCGCTGATTAGGCTTCGACCATGTCGAGTCAACACCGGGCGGCAGGTTCCGCTGACGACCAGCTGTCGATCACCGAGGCCCTGATCGACTTGCCATTCCCCCTTCAAGAGGAGAGCTCGCTGAGGGAAGGCGGTTGGAGCGGGCCTGGCTTTCACCTGGCCGTCCTCCGGGAGAGCCAGGACTTCTGGGACGATCGGAGCGAAGAGATCACCGAGGCGGCCGAGCAAGAACTGGAGTCCGATCTCGCCGTACTGGCTGCGACTTTGACCGGCCGCTGGGGCAATCCGACGTTGGTGGACCTGTGGCCGTATCTCGGGCTCGACCATCCCGACCCCGACTACGCGGCGCCCGAGCCGCTCTCCTTCCTGAGCATGGTCGCCGGCAGCATGTGGGTATGGCGGTTGCCGGCCGCCGACCGTTGGCTCGCGTTGACCATCGGCCAGGCTGATCCGGAGTTTCCGTTTCAACTGCTTGCTGCCGTAGGTGAGGCGGCCTCGCTCCGCGACGACGCCGGTGGTCATGGCGGGTGAGTTCGTCAGCGTATGGGGCCAGCGCCGCAGGGCGCCGGCTTGCACTCAGCCGCACTGGATCACGGGCGGCTGGCTTGGTAGGACCGTCCGTCGCGCAGGAGAGCCCAGAGGACGTTGACACGTCGGCGGGCGAGGGCGAGTACAGCCTGGGCATGTGTCTTGCCTTCCGCGCGTTTGCGGTCGTAGTAGCGGCGGGAGTCCGGGTAGCAGGTGATGCTACTCAAGAATCGGGCTGGCGCAGTTCCGAGGTGAGGCCCACTAGCGCATTCTCCCGCCTGCCAGACCCAAGTGACGGCTTTTCGGGCAACTGCGCCCGGTGCTGGTCTACGTCGACAAATCGCCCCTTGGTGGATGGTTCTGGGGCCCGGGCCTCGCCCGTCAGCCACGGCGGTGCCGCGCGTGCCTACGGGCGGGCGGAGGCGGGCCAGCCGCGCGGCCGGCTACGGCTGTGCGGCGGAGCCACCCTCGCGCCGCCCGCTACCCCGACTTGTTCTTGAACGTCTCCTCGATCAGCCACAGGGCACTCTCAGGACCGTTGCCGATCGCCACGGACGCGCGGATCGCAACGCACGCCGCACGCGAAGCGCGCTGAGCCATCGTCCCTGACTTGTCGGCTCGTCGGCCGGGTGGTCGCGCCCACGTCGGCCGGCCTGCCCAACCGCGTGCGCCTCGCTCGTCGGGCCCATGAGGCCCGTCATGCACGGTTGCCGATCAGGTGTCTCCGAACCACCGGCCTGTGACTGGGCGTTATGGCATGCTCACCCGAGGGCGACGGAGAGGTTCGCCGTACGGACAGCCGATGCACCAGGGGTGGGACCAGCATGTTGTCGGTCAGCGCGACCGTGTTCTTCGCAATCGTCATCTACCTGCTGCTGGCCCGGCGTACTGAGGCTCGTAGCCGTGTCAACGAACGGCTGACCGCGTTTGTCTGCGTGGTGTTCGGCGTTCTCATCGCGTCGAGTTCCTGGGGGCAGATGATCTTGCACTTGGTCGGGAACGTGTTCGGAATCGTCGGCCAGGCGACCCGCTGACGCTCCGGTGTGCGCGTGCGCGGCTGACGTTCTGTCAGGGATGGGTGATGTCATGGGTGCCGTAGGCATGTCCACGTACTGGGAGTGGGACCGGGTGGCTCGGCTGGGACGGGGTGCGCTTGTCGTCGGCATCGGGGGTGGGCGGTGACTGCGCGCAGGCCTCCGGCCCGCCGGCGCAGCAGCGGGCGCCGGCCGAAGAAGGCCGCCACCGGGTCGGATGAGTTGTGGCTCTTCGTTGTCGGTGCGGTGGTTGCGCTCGCCGTGGTGGTCACGGTGTTGCGGTGGCTGGCGACCCACGTCTGGGTGCTGGTGCTGCTGGCGCTGATCGGGGCCGGGGTGGCGGTCTTCTTCGTCCGCCGACTGCTCGATCAACAGCGCGCCGAGCAGGCCCGGCAGTTGGCCGACTTGGAGCGCCAGCGCCGGCTGCGGCTGACGCTGACCGGGCCCGGGGGCCTGGACCACATGCGCCACGACGCCTTCGAGTTCGCGGTACGCGACCTGCTGCTGCGCGACGGCTGCACCGCGCATCGGGTCGGCCAGGGCGGTGACCAGAGCGCGGACGTGCTGGCCACGGATCCGATGGGCCGTACCTGGGTGCTGCAGTGCAAGCACAAGCAGGACCCGATCGGTGGCGCGCCGGTGTCGGTCGGCGTGCTGTACAGCCTGGTGGGCGCGAACGAGCGGGTGCACAAGGCCCAGGTGCCGGTGGTGGTCACCAACGGCCGCTTCACCAAGCCGTCGGTGAAGTGGGGCGCCGAGCAGAACGTGCTCCTGGTCGACCGTGATCTGCTGGGGCGCTGGGCCTCCAGCGGCCGGCCGCTGTGGGATCTGCTGCCCCGCGTCCCGGGCCCGCGCGGCGCCCAGGGCGGCTGATCCCCCCTTCGCATCCCGCGCCACCTTGCGCTCACCCCCGGAGCGGCCGATCAGCTTCAAGCCCATCGTCGCCGGCGAGCGCAGGATCTTGCCGATACTCGAGGCGTTCCACTGGTTCGCCGGCGGCTTCTTGCGCTTGCTGCTGTAGCCCTCGCCCTGGTTCCGGTACACGTGCGTCGTCGGCGTGTCGAAGCCCGCCGCCTCCAAGGCGGCGGCGATCATCCACTGACTCTGCCCCCGCACCACCAGCCGACCCATGTACCGCACCGCCTCCGACGTCACCGGATCCGGCTCCAACGTCCGCCCACCCCCGGCCCGGTCCACGATCCGGTACCCGTACGGCGGCTGACCACCCGCCCACCGATCCGTCTTCCGCAGATGCTTGTGCGCCCCCGCCACCCGCGCCTTGATCCGCTTCAACTCCATCTCCGCGAAGATCGACGCCAACATCAGGAACACCTTCGCCATCTCATTCCCGAACGAACTCCCCCTCCCCTCCCGGTAATCCAACGTGATCCCGTCATCCGCGAACACCAGAACCTTGCCGTTCTCCTCCGCCCAATGCGCCACATCCGCACAGTCCTTCGCCGACCGGAAAGCCCGGTCCACCTTCGCCCACACCAACGCATCCCAATCGTCCTTCCGATCGGTCAACCACGGCCCCAGATCCGGCCGCTTCCACGGCGCCACCTGCGCCGACACATCCAAATCCTCGAACGCCCCCACGATCTCCCACGACTGCCCCAGCGCATGCCGAGTCCCCGACTCCGCCTGCACCAGATGCGACACCTTCCCCTCATCCCCATGCGTATCCGACACCCGCGAACCCACCACCGCCCGAACCGCCACCGAAGTCGTCATACTGGCCACAGGTAGCCCCCTCCACACGAGCCGACCGCCACCACAGACCACGGCACACCCGAACGAGCGAACCATTTTGAGAAACCCGTTCGATCTGCTGGCGGATCGACTACCACATCTCATCGTCCGGCCTGGCCGAGCGCGCCCTGTGGAGCAAGGTCGAGCGGGCCGCCACGCATGCCGAGCGGTGGTCCGACCACGCGCCCGTCACGGTCGCGTACGACATCTGACCCTGGTCCGCGGGCAGTGGGCGGCGGTCAGGCAGATGATGCGGGGGCTGGCTGCGTAGTCCTCGGTGACTGAGGGGAGGAACGCTGTCGCCCATGGCCTTGCTGATCGCCGCACCGTGCCTCAGCCGCCACCGTACCGGCCCAGCGCGTCCAAAGCGTCCAAGGCGTCCAAGGCGTCCAAGGCGCCTTGGGCTGTGCGGATCCTCGAAGAGCTGAAACACTCCGGCTCCCGAAGCAGCAGTGCCATGTCACCCCAGCACAGCACGCTGGGGCGGCGGCGTCGAAACGCCGGGGCCTGCGGCCGGAGCGGCGGTCGCGGCCCACGGCAGCGCGTACCAGGAGAGCGCGACGAGAACGGTTGCACTCGGCAACTCGGCGAAGTAGGCCAGCAGTTGTGCGAGCTGGTAGTCGGAGCCGCGATGTGCCGACCACAGGTCGAAGAACGCGTCCAGGCCCAGTAGGACGGCGGTGGCCGAGGCCACCGGACTGGTGGCCGGGTGGCGGCGACGCACCAACCGGGCCAACAGGAACAGCGCCGCCACCTCCATGACATCCAGCCACACCCAGGAGTTGGAGAGGTTCCGTGCACCGAAGCGCCCCTTCACCGACAGCGCAAGCACGACGATCCATGGCATCAGCAGGAAACCCGCCGTACGGAACGCCATCGGCAGCCAGCGCCGGATTGCCGCCTCACGGACTGCGATCTGCCTCCGAAAAGTGTGCGCCGGCATCGTTGTGCGCCTTCTCCTTCGCAGTAGTTGGGTTCCAAGCGGTGTATCGGCCAGGCGTCCAGCAGGTCGAGCGTCAGTTCCAGGGCCCGCGCGGCCGGCGAGGACGGCCCCTGGGCAGCACCTCGTCGAGGGCGCATCCCTGGACGTACTCCAACACCGGGTACAGCAGCACCCCCTCATCCAGCGCCTCCTCGCCGCTGTCGAAGGCCGCAACGATCGAGGAGTGGTTGAGCGAAGCCGTAGAAAGGGCTCCCGCCGGAACCGAAGCAGCGAGGTGGGGTCGACGGCCAGATCCGGTCGGAGGGCTTTCACTGCTACCAGGCAGTCAAGACGCTGGTCTTGGGCCAGGTGCACCTCGGCCATGTCCCCGCGTCCCAAGACCGCGTACCGCCCGCTCAGGACGTGCTCTGGTTCCATCGCAACCGTCCTCACTCGTGTCGAGACGTGAGCGCCGCCATCTCAGGCCGGCAGGTCCGGACACGGTACGAAGCCTTCTTGTGAGATCTCTGTGACGCCGCCGGTACCAGTAGTGCCCCCGGCCGGGCTCTTTCCCTTCCCTTCAAGGCCACCGAAGGTGACCGTCACCGGTACAGCCGGTCTCCGACGGCTACGCCCAGGGCCGCAGCGGCACGGTCTCAGGCGTCGACAGGGGCAACGTGCTCGACTTCGACCTTTGGCAGCACGTCGACGACCTCTACTACTACACACACGCCCTGATGTCCGTACCGCCCACCCAGTGGACCAACGCCGGACATCGCAACGGCGTCCCGGTCTTCGCCACGGTGACCGCCGACTGCGCTGGCTGCGTCAACCAGGCCCAGATCCTCTTCGATGCGGACCACTACCACGAGACGGTCGAGAAGCTCTACCGGTACGCCGTCGCCTACGGCTTCGACGGCTGAGTGATCGACATGGAGAACGGCTTCGAGCCCACTCCACCGTTCTCGCCGCGGTGCAGGCACTGCTCGACAAGAAGCTGCCGGACGGCCGGCGCATGCAGGTGATCGTGTATCACGGAGGCCAGGACCGCCTGAGGCAGGATGACGTGCTGCTGCCCTACATCAAGGCGGGGACCTCCTGGCAAGCGGACTACAACCCGGACGCGCAGCCCGGACCCGACAATCCGGCAGCGGTGACCCACGGCACCCCGCAGGGACCGCCCCCGGCATCGCCTTCAACCTCGCGATGGCCCGGCACGATTCGGGGCACCTGCCCGAGGCACTGGACCTGCTGGACGAGGTGGTGGAGGAGACCGACGACACCGACGCCCGGCTGCGCCGCGCGCAGGTACTGATCGCCCTCGGGCGCGATAACGGGCACGTGGAGCTGGCGGCAGCGTGTCAGCGGCTGCCGGCATACAACGGCGCGACCGCCTTGACGGCCCCCTCCACGAGTGCCAGCGTGCTGTCCGAGCAGGGCGGATGAGGTTTTCGGCAAGGGCAGGTGCACCACCGCCGACGTTCCGGCACGGCCCGAGCCGATCCCAGTGCTAGCCGAACTCGGCTTTCCTGTGGGGTGGTTGGTGGCAATGGATCCGTGGTCGGCACGACATATTCCCCCTTTGGCATATGGGATGCCGGTCAGGACGGCCGGGGCCGACCGACCGGTCGGACGTACCATTGCACATGTCATACCCCTGGAGCGAGAGCATGGCCATGGCGAATCTCCGCCGCCGTGATCCTGCGCAATCCTGGCACCGTGTCGCACCTACCCGGGGGCGGTGCGGCCGGCGGGCGAAAGCCCCTGCGCCCCGTGGCGTTCGCGTTCGCGTTCGCGTTCGCGTTCGCGTTCGCGTTCGACGAGCATGCGGCTTGCCGGCGGCCGCGATCCAGGGCTACCGGGCATTGGTTGACCTGGTGTCATGACGCGGTCTGCGACTGGCTGTTGTCGACTGATGTTCTGTCACCCGGGGGCGGAATTCGTGGTTCCAGGGACTTGACCAAGTGGCTTGACGTGTCACTAACATGATCCGCACCAGCAGGCCGGAGGCTCTCGACCCAGCACCCTTCGACCTGCACATCAGGGCTGTTGGCGGGCAGCCGATCCATCACAGGCGCCGAGCCGGTGCCAGTTGCCATTCATGGTCGGGGATAGTCATGACGCTTGGTAAGTCGTACGCAGACTGATTTCATCGCCTCTTCTGGTCACCACGGGGTGTCTTCACGGAGGCGGCTGAACCGTGCCGCGCGGGCTCGAACCGCGTCGGCACGGCCGGATCGGCGTCTGTCGCAGCCGTCTGCCGTCATGCCGTCTGCCGTCATGCCGTCCGCCGGCCTCCATTCCGCACGAATTCCCAGCTGCGCGGGGTCCGGCTGCTGCCGTACCGGCTCGTCCCACCTGTCCGTTCGAGAAGGAATTGCTGCATGCACGGTTCTCCTCCCTTCCGTCGTCGGCGAAGGGCAACTAACGCGGTGGTCACCGGGCTGATGACCGTGGCGGGATGGCTCGGGGCGGCTGCTCCGGCCTTCGCCGACTCCACCGGCACGGTGACAGGCGGTCAGGAAAACTACTCGTACATCAACGAACGCGCTGCTCCGCACCTGTCCGCGTCCCTCGTGGGGCAGGCGTCCCCCGGCAATACGGTGAACATGAAGTGCCAGACCCAGGGCGACACCGTCGACAACGACTCCCGCTGGATCTGGTCGGGCTCCTTCTTCATCGCCGACGCCTTCATCTCGGAGAGCACCGACTCCCTGCCCGGCTGCGGCCAGTCCTCCCTGCCGATCACCATGCAGAAGCAGGTCCAGGACGAATGGTGCTGGGACGCCTCCGGCCTGACCATCGCCAACTACTGGGGCTACAACCAGTACAACCAGTACGACTTCTGCAACCTCGCGAACGAGTACAGCGGCATCAGCTGCAACGACCGACCCGCCACGCTGGACGACATGGCGGGCGCGCTGTGGGAGATGGGCTTCGCCAGCACCGGCAGCGACCTCAACCGCAGCGCCACCTTCGCGGAGACCGCCAACGAGATAGCCGACAACCGCCCGTTCGCGGTGCGCATCGGCTGGACCTCTGGAGGCGGGCACATGAACGTCATCTACGGGTACGACCCGTCCTCGAACATGATCGCCGTCGGCGACCCGTGGCCGTCTACCCAGACCTACACCTGGTGGGACTACAGCAGCTACGTCAGCAACAACTCGTTCCGCTGGACCCACTCCCGGATCGGGATCCACAACTGAGGAAGGCCGCAGCCGCAATGCGAAACAACATCCGTACCGGTCGGCGAGCGGGTCGGCTGGTCGCGCTGGCCCTGGGCGCGGCAGCGCTCATGGCCGTCGTGTCCCCGGCGGCCCAGGCCGACCAGGGGCAGGACGTCCCCGACCTCGCGGGAGCCCAGCAGGTACTGGCCTCCGACCATGTGCACAGCACCGTCTCCCAGTTCCTCGGCGCGATGGCCGCAGGCAGCCCCAGCGGTGCGCCCACCATGCCCCGGGCGGCCGAATCCCCGGTCGCCGGGCAGGCGTTCAGCATGGACGCCCCCGTCCCGCTCTACGAGCTCTCGCCCGACTTCGTCCGGGGAACGTCGTCGGTGACGCCGGGCAACACCGTGCACCTCGCCTTTCTGGCCACCCCGGTGACCAGCAAGGACGGCCACCACGCCGATGTCCTGCTCAGCCACCGGACCGGCTCGTGGGCGCTGGCCGGAGTCCGCTCCGAGAGCGAGGACACCGGCTACGCCAAGCGGGCCACGCCGGGGACCACGATCTTCACCGAGCCGCAGATCCACGCCTGGTACGAGCTCGCGGACGACAAGGTCCAGCCTCTCAACCACGAGGCGCAGGACGGGCTCGCCGGCCGCCCGAGCCTGTCGCTGGCCGAGTACCAGAAGCTGGTGCACCAGCGTTACGCCGACGAGCTGCCGGGCTCGGCGTATGACCAGAAGGGCCTGGCCGGAGGGTACGGCCTCGCCTCCGCTCAGAAGGCTCAGCAGTCGGGGCCGTCCACGGCGGAGCTCGGCGCCTCCGGTGCCGCGGCGCTGGCGCTGGCCGGCGGCACCCTGACCCTGCGCCGGCGCCGCGCGCGGAGGCAGGAGTAGATTCCGCGCGCTGACGCGGAGTCGGGTTTCCGCACGCGCCTGCGGCAGGGCACGTGGTTGCCCTGCCGCAGGTTGCACCCAGCGATCCCCGCCGCCCAGCGTCTGACGCGCCCGATCCACTCGCAGTCCCCGTCAGACGGCGGCCCGGCGCCTGCCGCGCTTGCGGCGCGGGTACGGGAAGAGCCGCGGCGAGCGCTTGGCGGCCACGTCCTCGACCCAGCCGAAGATCAGCACCAGCAGACCGATCAGCGGGATCGCCACCATCAGCGGGAACCACTGGCTGGTCAGCAGCCACTGGCAGTGCTTGTAGAAGAAGTCGACGGTCCAAAGGGGGTCGATCAGAGGGATGGACAGCACCAGCGCCGTCTCGTGCCAGAGGTAGACACTGACAGCACGTGCGTTGAGCAGGCTGACCAGGCCGTTCCAGCGTTCCAGCGGTTTCGGCCACTGCTCCCAGGACGGGCTGACGTGGAGCAGGATGGCGACGAAGCCGAAGGACCACAGGGCCTGGGCGATCGGCCAGCTCTCGATGTCGGTCGGGTTGCTCGGATCGACCGGCCGGGTGTGCAGGTACCACCAGCCGGCCACCATGATCAGCGGCGCGACGGACGGCACGACGTACTGCGGGATCTTCTTGAGCAGGCCCTCCTGGTGGGCCATGCCGAGGATCCAGCAGGAGCCGAAGGTGGTGAAGTCGGTGGCGGTCTCCCAGACCCGGCCGTAGATGAACTCCTGATCGGCGAAGAACACGTTCATGACGATCGACAGCGCCAATGGCACGAACAGCATCACCCACGGCAGTCGCCGCAGCGCCCACCGCATCAGCGGGGAGAGCAGGACGTACCAGAGGTAGGCACGCAGGTACCAGAGCGGGACGATGGTCTGCTCGGCCCAGACGTGCTCCAGATGGTGGTTGAAGCCGTGCAGGCTGACGGCGTACGGCGGAGTGCTCAACGGCACGATCCAGAACACCAGCTTGCCCCACCACCAGTTCGGGTGGCCCTCGGCGTTGGGTCCCCAGCCGTCGAGGATCTGGGCGGTGATCATGATCGCGCCGAACAGCCACATCGGCGGCAGCAGTCGGCGCAGTCGGCTCCGGATGACGCCGAGGGCGGGCCGGCTGAGCGAACGTGCCATCAGCGACCCGGCCAGCGCGAACATCACGCCCATCGACGGGAAGACGATCGGCAGCCAGAACCAGCCGAAGTTGTGGTAGATCACCACGCGGACCAGCGCCAGCGCGCGCAGCAGGTCGAGGTAGCGGTCGCGGCCGCCCCCGCGCTTGGACGGCGGCTCCGACTCCGGCTCCGGTCGCAGACCGACAGGGATGCGCAACTGGAGCGTGTCCTGGTTGCCCCCGAACTCGGTGGACGCAGTCATGGTCATGCCTCCACCGGTGCGGCGACCTCGCCGGTGCGCCGGAGCTTCTGCCAGCGCAGTCGGCCACCGGTCAGCGCCGTGATCGTGGACTGCAACAGGACCATGTACATCAGCTGCCGGTAGACCAGTTGCTGGATCGGCAGGGTGATCAGATGCCATGGCTTCTCGTGGTCGAGCCGGAAGGCGTACCAGGACAGTGCGGCCTGGAGCAGGATGAAGCCGCCCCAGCTGGTGAGGGTGACCGGGGCGTCCGCGAACAGCACGCCGTACAGCAGGAACAGGTCGACCAGCGGCGCCAGCAGCGGGGCGACCACGCCGAACAGCACGACGAGCGGCAGCCCGAGCCGGCCGAAGCGCCCGGCCGGGCCGCGGGAGGTCACGGCACGGCGGTGCTTCCACATCGCCTGCATGCTGCCGTAGCTCCAGCGGTACCGCTGGGACCAGAGCTGCTGGATGCTGGCGGGAGCCTCGGTCCAGGCGCGGGCGCGCTCGGCGTAGACGATCCGCCAGCCGTCGCAGAGCACCGCCATGGTGATGTCGGTGTCCTCGGCGAGGGTGTCGTCGCTCATCCCGCCGACCCGCTGCAGGGCCTCCTTGCGGAACGCGCCGACCGCGCCGGGTATGGTCGGGATGACGTTGAGCATGTCGTACATCCGGCGGTCCAGGTTGTGGCCGAGGACGTACTCGATGTGTTGCCAGGCGCCGATCAGGCTGTGGCGGTTGCCGACCTTGGCGTTGCCCGCGACCGCGCCGATCGCCGGGTCGCCGAACGGCTGGACCAGCTCGCGCACGGTGGACGGCTCGAAGACAGTGTCGCCGTCCATCATCACGATGATGTCGTACGAGGCGGCCGCGATACCGGTGTTCAGCGCACTGGACTTGCCGCCGTTGACCTTGCGGATCAGCCGGACGAACGGCAGGTTCATCTCCTCGACGACGTCCGCGGTCCCGTCCGTGGAGCCGTCGTCGATGACGATCACTTCGATCGGGTAGTCGCTGGCGGCCAGGGAGTTGAGGGTGTTGGCGATGCACTCGAGCTCGTTGTAGGCCGGGACGAGCACGGTGACGGGCTCGGTGACGGGCGGCCCCCAGGCGTTCCGCCGCCGGGAGCGGCGGGCGTGGATCGGTGCGAGGACTAGCATCAGCGCGAACCGGCCGAAGTTGAGGAAGCCGACCAGGGCCAGCAGGCCGACCAGCACCGGCAGGCTGTACACGCCAACCTGGGTGGCCCAGATGAATCCCTTGCCCGCCCACAGCTGGTAACCGTGCACCGGCACCATGGCGTTGGAGGCGCCGAGCGCTTCGGAGATGGTGCTGAACCGATAGCCCTCGCCCTGTAGCTTGTCGATGATCTGCCCGAGTGCGGTGACGGTCTGGGAGCGGTCGCCACCCGCGTCGTGCAGCAGGATCAGCTCGCCCGCACCGGGCTTGGGCGGCATCGCCGCCTTGACGATCTTGTCGACACCGGGACGCTTCCAGTCGTCGGTGTCAGAGTCGATGAACGCGGTGAGATAGCCGTGCGACCCCACGTACTTGACCACCGGGTAGTTCCAGTCGTCCAGCGCGGAGGCGTCGGAGGAGTACGGCGGGCGGAACAACGCGCTGTGGACGCCCGCGACGCCGGCCAGCGCCACCTGCGTCTGCGCCAGCTCCCAGGCGATCCGGGTGTGGGACTGGAACACC
Protein-coding regions in this window:
- a CDS encoding AbiJ-related protein, which encodes MTSSDPAPAHARPEITAVTRQDIFKYLRGLSSPWWGKLDEVTFLEDLYDLDRPPSENSQLPTVRADIQQHRFNNFDLPDDWIFEDLRLGLSHGADEVLLAFLARVVHPEVVADVEEATGHVKELNRLLAPDGWGLRSYEFVSGRPLYTPVRVAPTGPLVPLPLGDEDTGKLDLVLGQTYSLLDCAGEESARDLLRTAVLTLRRDGGFFHPMPGDGWTEATYEAVLTVERELLHTVTEETKELVWRTLETVLGQLGRIDVQRFVVEGDPRPMPNIAPDWRSQGIAPAAPIVRGFRLLNLTTEFDVTRGDFASLRIRGSQDSDGLRHLYDTRTGRRITDFVLDDRPQVATLLSVTIIKKGDSYTPRVKLWKKDKKKAGDTPVSQREFCEGLSGLSIVSKSAASPGG
- a CDS encoding restriction endonuclease, whose protein sequence is MTARRPPARRRSSGRRPKKAATGSDELWLFVVGAVVALAVVVTVLRWLATHVWVLVLLALIGAGVAVFFVRRLLDQQRAEQARQLADLERQRRLRLTLTGPGGLDHMRHDAFEFAVRDLLLRDGCTAHRVGQGGDQSADVLATDPMGRTWVLQCKHKQDPIGGAPVSVGVLYSLVGANERVHKAQVPVVVTNGRFTKPSVKWGAEQNVLLVDRDLLGRWASSGRPLWDLLPRVPGPRGAQGG
- a CDS encoding papain-like cysteine protease family protein: MTVAGWLGAAAPAFADSTGTVTGGQENYSYINERAAPHLSASLVGQASPGNTVNMKCQTQGDTVDNDSRWIWSGSFFIADAFISESTDSLPGCGQSSLPITMQKQVQDEWCWDASGLTIANYWGYNQYNQYDFCNLANEYSGISCNDRPATLDDMAGALWEMGFASTGSDLNRSATFAETANEIADNRPFAVRIGWTSGGGHMNVIYGYDPSSNMIAVGDPWPSTQTYTWWDYSSYVSNNSFRWTHSRIGIHN
- a CDS encoding acyltransferase family protein, whose translation is MTMTASTEFGGNQDTLQLRIPVGLRPEPESEPPSKRGGGRDRYLDLLRALALVRVVIYHNFGWFWLPIVFPSMGVMFALAGSLMARSLSRPALGVIRSRLRRLLPPMWLFGAIMITAQILDGWGPNAEGHPNWWWGKLVFWIVPLSTPPYAVSLHGFNHHLEHVWAEQTIVPLWYLRAYLWYVLLSPLMRWALRRLPWVMLFVPLALSIVMNVFFADQEFIYGRVWETATDFTTFGSCWILGMAHQEGLLKKIPQYVVPSVAPLIMVAGWWYLHTRPVDPSNPTDIESWPIAQALWSFGFVAILLHVSPSWEQWPKPLERWNGLVSLLNARAVSVYLWHETALVLSIPLIDPLWTVDFFYKHCQWLLTSQWFPLMVAIPLIGLLVLIFGWVEDVAAKRSPRLFPYPRRKRGRRRAAV